A portion of the Bacteroidota bacterium genome contains these proteins:
- a CDS encoding glycerate kinase yields MQELIDDARAIFLAAVQGVQADVLLDQVAWEDLTTRSFGEYRRVVVAGMGKAAMAMAWVVENKLGDDLAEGCVVVPKGYSETLPYPFKRPQKINVLEAGHPVPDQTSEDAAHVLLELASNCTAEDLFIVLISGGGSALTMAFADGISLVDGQQTVSQLLRCGADIRELNTVRKHLSLLGGGRLAQRGMPAETVALVISDVIGDDLSVIASGPTVGDPTTFDDAIRVLRTYNLWEKVPASVRAHLEQGAKDPAFETPKPESTLFENVQTHLIGTNRDALKAACREAARRHYDVKIHEEWVEGEARIAGETLAESIMTGDAQGPVCHLWGGETTVTVKGKGMGGRNQELVLGSAFKIEGAGKNLLLLSGGTDGIDGPTDAAGAFATPKTLQLARQRKRDPQAFLNDNDAYTFFLEMNSLLKPGPTHTNVMDVVVGLVADA; encoded by the coding sequence GTGCAAGAACTCATAGACGATGCGCGTGCAATATTCCTTGCTGCGGTGCAGGGTGTACAGGCAGATGTATTGTTAGATCAGGTTGCATGGGAAGACCTTACAACACGGTCTTTTGGAGAATATCGTCGTGTTGTTGTAGCCGGCATGGGGAAGGCGGCGATGGCGATGGCGTGGGTGGTTGAAAACAAACTCGGCGATGACCTGGCAGAGGGTTGCGTAGTTGTGCCCAAGGGGTACAGCGAAACCCTGCCGTATCCTTTTAAACGTCCGCAAAAAATCAATGTGTTGGAGGCCGGCCATCCCGTGCCCGATCAAACCAGCGAAGACGCGGCGCATGTGTTACTTGAACTGGCATCCAACTGCACAGCGGAAGACCTGTTTATTGTGTTGATTTCGGGCGGGGGATCTGCGTTGACGATGGCCTTTGCAGACGGGATTTCCCTGGTAGATGGTCAGCAAACGGTATCGCAACTTTTGCGGTGTGGCGCTGATATACGCGAACTCAATACGGTGCGCAAGCACCTGTCATTGCTCGGTGGTGGCCGGCTTGCGCAACGCGGGATGCCGGCTGAAACTGTGGCACTTGTTATTTCTGATGTGATTGGAGATGATCTTAGTGTCATTGCCAGTGGCCCCACCGTAGGAGACCCGACGACTTTCGATGACGCGATCCGCGTACTACGTACGTATAACCTGTGGGAAAAGGTGCCGGCATCGGTGCGTGCCCACCTCGAGCAAGGCGCGAAAGACCCGGCATTCGAAACGCCAAAACCAGAGAGTACGCTGTTTGAAAACGTACAAACCCATTTGATTGGGACCAACCGGGATGCACTAAAGGCTGCATGCCGTGAAGCTGCGCGGCGGCATTACGACGTAAAAATCCACGAGGAGTGGGTGGAAGGAGAAGCCCGGATTGCCGGTGAAACACTGGCTGAGTCCATCATGACAGGTGATGCGCAAGGGCCAGTGTGTCATCTTTGGGGAGGAGAGACCACGGTGACAGTGAAAGGCAAAGGCATGGGCGGGCGCAATCAGGAACTGGTGCTTGGTAGTGCGTTCAAAATTGAAGGGGCCGGCAAAAACTTGTTGCTCCTCAGCGGAGGCACAGACGGTATCGATGGCCCCACAGATGCTGCCGGCGCATTTGCAACCCCGAAAACATTGCAACTGGCCCGTCAGCGGAAACGCGATCCCCAGGCGTTCCTGAACGATAACGATGCGTATACCTTCTTTTTGGAAATGAATAGTTTGCTCAAGCCTGGTCCCACGCACACCAATGTGATGGATGTTGTTGTTGGATTGGTTGCAGATGCCTGA